In the genome of Dioscorea cayenensis subsp. rotundata cultivar TDr96_F1 chromosome 1, TDr96_F1_v2_PseudoChromosome.rev07_lg8_w22 25.fasta, whole genome shotgun sequence, one region contains:
- the LOC120263133 gene encoding uncharacterized protein LOC120263133 isoform X2 has product MDVNDPPATESGEQPVRFDPSRMIGIIKRKKLIKDLAAAYHKECMAHCQELLQLQRKWEEQQYAERRAMEETRKQAMRPPKRQRKGA; this is encoded by the exons ATGGACGTCAATGATCCTCCGGCGACCGAGTCAGGCGAACAACCGGTTCGTTTCGATCCAAGCCGAA TGattggaataattaaaagaaagaagttaATAAAAGATCTTGCTGCTGCCTACCACAAAGAGTGCATGGCACATTGCCAAGAACTTCTGCAGCTGCAAAGGAAGTGGGAAGAG CAACAATATGCTGAACGAAGAGCTATGGAGGAGACGAGAAAGCAGGCAATGAGGCCTCCAAAGCGGCAAAGGAAAGGGGCATAG
- the LOC120263133 gene encoding uncharacterized protein LOC120263133 isoform X1, translated as MDVNDPPATESGEQPVRFDPSRMIGIIKRKKLIKDLAAAYHKECMAHCQELLQLQRKWEEQQQYAERRAMEETRKQAMRPPKRQRKGA; from the exons ATGGACGTCAATGATCCTCCGGCGACCGAGTCAGGCGAACAACCGGTTCGTTTCGATCCAAGCCGAA TGattggaataattaaaagaaagaagttaATAAAAGATCTTGCTGCTGCCTACCACAAAGAGTGCATGGCACATTGCCAAGAACTTCTGCAGCTGCAAAGGAAGTGGGAAGAG CAGCAACAATATGCTGAACGAAGAGCTATGGAGGAGACGAGAAAGCAGGCAATGAGGCCTCCAAAGCGGCAAAGGAAAGGGGCATAG